A single Candidatus Poribacteria bacterium DNA region contains:
- a CDS encoding Gfo/Idh/MocA family oxidoreductase, whose product MTSQPIKLGVVGCGFTGRQTIFATTVMSRMTTVALADLDPTRREEVAGEYAVPRAYADYREVLADSDIDAVYLGTAPDVRLPMVLETLAAGKHALVQKPHAIRADEITEMAEAATAAGKTLQFCYFMRHFPNNRQIRRAVLSGKIGDPYHARIFGKYNHIPPLNDSYRWLHVYGQKGGSLGQHYSHELDLAWWWMGCPKPMWAFGAKHVVYPAYDGPEGAAD is encoded by the coding sequence ATGACAAGTCAGCCGATCAAACTTGGCGTCGTTGGCTGTGGGTTTACAGGCAGGCAAACGATTTTCGCAACCACTGTAATGTCGCGTATGACCACTGTTGCGCTAGCAGACCTCGACCCCACTCGGCGTGAAGAGGTCGCCGGAGAATACGCTGTGCCACGCGCCTACGCCGATTACCGAGAGGTTCTTGCAGACAGCGACATCGACGCGGTATATCTCGGTACTGCCCCCGATGTGCGTCTGCCAATGGTGCTTGAGACACTCGCTGCGGGTAAGCACGCGCTGGTCCAGAAGCCTCATGCGATTCGGGCAGATGAGATTACGGAGATGGCGGAGGCGGCAACAGCGGCAGGCAAGACGTTGCAATTCTGCTATTTCATGCGGCACTTCCCTAACAATCGCCAGATTCGTCGGGCGGTGCTCAGCGGTAAGATTGGAGACCCGTATCATGCGCGGATCTTTGGGAAATACAATCATATCCCGCCACTGAACGACAGCTATCGTTGGTTGCACGTCTATGGTCAGAAAGGTGGATCGTTAGGGCAGCACTATTCTCATGAGTTAGACCTCGCGTGGTGGTGGATGGGTTGTCCGAAGCCGATGTGGGCGTTTGGTGCCAAGCATGTGGTCTATCCGGCATACGATGGTCCCGAAGGTGCCGCTGAT
- a CDS encoding glycosyltransferase: protein MPGFCDDIFSVLSTAHLFVLPSLHESSPNALIEAMGVGLPCIASGVGGVLDLIDHQENGLLIPPRASGALAEAINDILTNRELAVYLGRNARRKIERMFDNDGSIQQLQAVYQDCLCMNS from the coding sequence ATGCCCGGTTTCTGCGACGATATTTTTTCTGTACTATCGACCGCACACCTTTTCGTCCTGCCATCGCTGCATGAAAGTTCGCCAAATGCTCTCATCGAAGCGATGGGGGTTGGACTCCCTTGCATCGCTTCAGGTGTCGGGGGTGTTCTCGATCTCATTGACCACCAAGAAAATGGGCTACTTATTCCACCACGGGCGAGCGGAGCATTGGCGGAGGCAATCAATGATATCTTAACTAATCGCGAATTGGCGGTATATCTAGGACGAAACGCGAGGCGAAAAATTGAGAGGATGTTTGATAACGATGGGTCTATCCAGCAGCTGCAAGCAGTTTATCAGGATTGCCTTTGTATGAATTCCTAA